In Zingiber officinale cultivar Zhangliang chromosome 11B, Zo_v1.1, whole genome shotgun sequence, a single window of DNA contains:
- the LOC122033902 gene encoding elongation factor 2-like, which translates to MVKFTVEELRRIMDMKHNIRNMSIIAHVDHGKSTLTDSLVAAAGIIAQEVAGDVRMTDTRQDEAERGITIKSTGISLYYEMTEESLKNYKGERSGNEYLINLIDSPGHVGFSYLEEKSLKLTTLIWKLTLKLTTS; encoded by the exons ATGGTGAAGTTCACAGTCGAAGAACTCCGTCGCATCATGGACATGAAGCATAACATCCGCAACATGTCTATCATTGCACATGTCGATCATG GTAAATCAACCCTCACTGATTCTCTTGTTGCTGCTGCCGGAATCATCGCACAAGAAGTCGCTGGAGATGTTAGGATGACTGATACTCGCCAAGACGAGGCTGAACGTGGTATTACAATCAAATCCACTGGGATTTCCCTGTACTATGAAATGACAGAGGAATCCCTAAAAAACTACAAGGGCGAAAGGAGCGGAAATGAATATCTAATCAACCTCATAGATTCACCTGGGCACGTTGGCTTTTCTTATTTGGAAGAAAAGTCACTCAAATTGACAACTCTTATTTGGAAGCTTACACTCAAATTGACAACAAGTTAA